From Bos javanicus breed banteng chromosome 5, ARS-OSU_banteng_1.0, whole genome shotgun sequence, the proteins below share one genomic window:
- the ZC3H10 gene encoding zinc finger CCCH domain-containing protein 10, producing the protein MVIWLHHITLGVIWWLHPNSSCSVSQASVNHSDTDQEHRAWAGLLISQPVQAECSSVSFSISNTIVPLACLLLDYLPDSQEEFGLSGGLQFDTVLLFPSGHQEWQEKEESPELGGTRMPDRDSYANGTGSSSGGPGGGGSEEASGTGAGSGGASSDAICRDFLRNVCKRGKRCRYRHPDMSEVSNLGVSKNEFIFCHDFQNKECSRPNCRFIHGSKEDEDGYKKTGELPPRLRQKVAAGLGLSPADLPNGKEEVPICRDFLKGDCQRGAKCKFRHLQRDFEFDARGGGGTGGGGSTGPIPPGRRHDLYDIYDLPDRGFEDHEPGPKRRRGGCCPQDGPHFESYDYSLAPPRGVECRLLEEENAMLRKRVEELKKQVSNLLATNEVLLEQNAQFRNQAKVMTLSSTAPATEQTLAPTVGTVATFNHGIAQTHTTLSSQALQPRPVSQQELVAPAGAPAAPPTNAAPPAAPPPPPPHLNPEIAPLSAALAQTIAQGMAPPPVSMAPVAVSVAPVAPVAVSMAQPLAGITMSHTTTPMVTYPIASQSMRITAMPH; encoded by the coding sequence ATGGTTATATGGCTTCACCATATAACTCTTGGGGTTATATGGTGGCTTCACCCCAACTCTTCCTGCTCCGTCAGCCAGGCAAGTGTGAATCATTCTGACACAGACCAGGAGCACAGGGCCTGGGCAGGACTTCTGATAAGCCAGCCAGTCCAGGCAGAGTGCTCATCCGTTAGCTTCTCCATCTCCAATACCATTGTCCCTCTGGCCTGCCTGTTGCTGGACTACCTGCCTGATAGTCAGGAAGAGTTTGGCCTTTCTGGAGGACTCCAGTTTGACACAGTTCTTCTCTTTCCTAGTGGTCACCAAGAGtggcaagaaaaggaagaaagcccTGAGTTGGGAGGGACCAGGATGCCTGACCGGGACAGCTATGCCAACGGCACTGGGAGCAGCAGTGGAGGCCCTGGAGGTGGTGGCAGCGAGGAGGCCAGTGGGACAGGGGCAGGCAGTGGCGGGGCCAGCTCAGATGCCATCTGTAGAGACTTCCTGAGGAATGTGTGCAAGCGAGGGAAGCGTTGCCGCTATCGCCATCCAGACATGAGTGAGGTGTCCAACTTGGGGGTAAGCAAAAATGAGTTCATCTTCTGCCATGACTTCCAGAACAAGGAGTGTAGCCGCCCTAACTGCCGATTCATCCATGGCTCCAAGGAGGATGAGGATGGCTATAAAAAGACAGGAGAGCTGCCTCCTCGGCTGAGGCAGAAAGTGGCAGCTGGCCTAGGCCTGTCACCAGCTGATCTACCAAATGGGAAGGAGGAGGTCCCAATCTGCCGTGACTTTCTCAAGGGTGACTGCCAGAGAGGAGCCAAGTGCAAGTTCCGTCACCTGCAACGGGATTTTGAGTTTGATGCTCGGGGTGGAGGCGGCACTGGTGGTGGGGGTTCAACAGGCCCCATTCCCCCAGGACGACGTCATGATCTCTATGATATTTATGACCTCCCTGACAGGGGCTTTGAGGACCATGAACCAGGCCCCAAGCGCCGGCGAGGTGGATGCTGCCCCCAAGATGGTCCCCATTTTGAATCCTATGACTACAGCCTGGCTCCACCCCGAGGGGTGGAGTGCAGACTGCTAGAGGAGGAGAATGCCATGCTCAGGAAGCGGGTAGAGGagctcaagaagcaggtcagcaACCTTCTGGCTACCAATGAAGTACTGCTGGAACAAAATGCGCAGTTCCGCAATCAGGCCAAGGTCATGACCCTGAGCTCCACTGCACCAGCAACTGAACAGACTCTGGCCCCCACCGTGGGTACTGTCGCCACTTTTAACCATGGCATTGCCCAGACTCACACTACTCTCAGCAGCCAGGCTCTGCAGCCTCGCCCTGTGTCCCAGCAAGAACTGGTGGCCCCTGCTGGAGCTCCGGCTGCTCCCCCAACTAATGCTGCACCTCCTGctgccccaccacccccacccccacacttgAACCCAGAGATCGCGCCACTGTCAGCTGCTCTGGCTCAAACAATTGCCCAGGGAATGGCACCCCCACCTGTATCCATGGCTCCTGTGGCTGTATCAGTGGCTCCTGTGGCCCCCGTGGCTGTATCGATGGCCCAACCCTTGGCAGGAATCACAATGAGCCACACCACCACCCCCATGGTGACTTATCCCATCGCTTCCCAGAGCATGCGAATCACAGCTATGCCACACTGA